Proteins from a genomic interval of Treponema succinifaciens DSM 2489:
- a CDS encoding sensor histidine kinase, with translation MKSIFVRILTGFVAVSFALIAAMSGIFTVAVSRSINEWNAGKRNDFVALILPAISKTYRLEGSLSSSSLENAVMPYTTDSLYIYIFDGNKKPVLLLEKGKVSTQEDVEKSVGSLSTFMALNSPVQIKDGGKTIGYLCADNVGFLAYKANRIFVSTMEKGLFAGIAIAVSITLALSLFISTVLSKKARSLADYISSPDLMKKNMPALGVNEFDRILDSVKKLKNRLLHEETLRRQWMQDISHDLRTPLTAVKMQVEGMNDGVLEATAERFAALYSELTIIEKLVWNLQDLSRFESPEMKIALTDVNAWKFADDVSARFALLAEKKKIKFSVEKKCAEDFNFKADPLLLMRCVSNLLQNAFQYTAEGGEVTLCTEKLEEDRIKISVLNTGAISGEDIPHVFDRLYRGDRSRSTAGSGLGLSIAQAIAILHGGKIEVQNAMNEKGEACVCFAVMV, from the coding sequence ATGAAGTCAATTTTTGTACGAATTCTTACAGGTTTTGTTGCCGTTTCGTTTGCATTGATTGCCGCAATGTCCGGGATTTTTACGGTGGCGGTAAGCCGTTCCATAAACGAGTGGAATGCTGGAAAAAGAAACGACTTTGTGGCCCTTATTCTTCCGGCAATCTCAAAGACATACAGACTTGAAGGAAGCCTTTCTTCATCTTCTCTTGAAAACGCGGTGATGCCTTACACGACAGATTCGCTTTACATCTATATTTTTGACGGAAACAAAAAACCGGTTCTGCTTCTTGAAAAAGGAAAGGTCAGCACGCAGGAAGATGTTGAAAAATCGGTCGGCTCGCTTTCGACTTTTATGGCTCTTAATTCTCCGGTCCAGATAAAAGACGGCGGCAAGACAATCGGCTATCTTTGCGCGGACAACGTTGGGTTTCTGGCGTACAAGGCGAACAGAATTTTTGTTTCGACTATGGAAAAAGGGCTTTTCGCCGGAATCGCAATCGCGGTTTCAATCACGCTTGCGCTTTCGCTTTTTATTTCGACAGTGCTTTCAAAAAAGGCGCGCTCGCTGGCGGACTACATTTCGTCTCCGGACCTGATGAAAAAAAATATGCCGGCTCTCGGTGTGAACGAGTTCGACAGGATTCTGGATTCGGTAAAAAAGCTGAAAAACCGGCTTCTGCACGAGGAGACTTTGCGCCGTCAGTGGATGCAGGACATCTCGCACGATTTGCGCACTCCGCTTACTGCGGTAAAAATGCAGGTCGAGGGAATGAACGACGGAGTCCTTGAGGCGACGGCTGAGCGTTTTGCGGCCCTTTATTCCGAGCTTACGATAATAGAAAAACTTGTGTGGAATCTTCAGGACTTGAGCCGCTTTGAGTCCCCGGAAATGAAAATTGCGCTTACGGACGTGAACGCCTGGAAATTTGCCGACGATGTTTCCGCCCGGTTCGCGCTTCTTGCGGAAAAGAAAAAAATAAAATTCAGCGTGGAGAAGAAATGCGCGGAGGATTTTAACTTTAAGGCGGACCCGCTCCTGCTCATGAGATGCGTCTCGAACCTTCTGCAGAACGCGTTCCAGTACACGGCGGAAGGCGGCGAGGTTACGCTCTGCACGGAAAAACTTGAGGAGGACCGCATAAAAATCTCCGTGCTGAACACCGGCGCAATCAGCGGGGAGGACATTCCCCACGTTTTCGACCGCCTTTACCGCGGCGACCGCTCAAGAAGCACGGCAGGCTCAGGGCTTGGCCTTTCAATCGCGCAGGCAATCGCAATCCTCCACGGCGGAAAAATCGAAGTGCAAAATGCGATGAACGAAAAGGGAGAGGCGTGCGTGTGCTTTGCGGTGATGGTGTAA
- a CDS encoding DUF6261 family protein: protein MKKINSNMRVAELDTLSDVLIRMYKDSSAAENALSKDTNLSLIMAEVEKLSADITTAIKSDRVSSTLDEADIARDGIIRNLGDALTGYSAIPVAAKKDSAQNLLAVFSKYGKQITQKNFAEESSLIESMLEDFGAENLSSDIAALDGVGELVSELRTAQDSFNKANDEYTKASVNRGESATSVKKSLISALNDKFVPYLSAVAPLADYKDFATKCEAEIIKANATVSGRKKTDKAK, encoded by the coding sequence ATGAAAAAAATCAATTCTAATATGCGTGTCGCAGAATTGGACACGCTTTCTGACGTTCTTATACGTATGTACAAGGATTCTTCCGCTGCTGAAAACGCGCTTTCCAAGGACACGAACCTTTCGCTCATCATGGCGGAAGTTGAAAAGCTTTCTGCGGACATCACCACGGCAATCAAAAGCGACCGTGTCTCAAGCACTCTTGACGAGGCGGACATTGCGCGCGACGGGATTATCAGGAATCTGGGCGACGCTCTCACAGGCTACTCGGCGATTCCTGTCGCGGCGAAAAAGGATTCCGCCCAGAATCTTCTTGCGGTTTTCAGCAAGTATGGAAAGCAGATTACACAGAAAAACTTTGCGGAAGAATCGTCTTTGATTGAAAGCATGCTTGAGGACTTTGGCGCGGAAAATCTTTCTTCTGACATCGCGGCTTTGGACGGCGTGGGAGAGCTGGTTTCGGAATTGCGGACGGCTCAAGACAGCTTCAACAAGGCGAACGATGAGTACACAAAAGCGAGCGTGAACAGGGGCGAAAGCGCGACTTCGGTAAAGAAGAGCCTGATTTCCGCCCTGAACGACAAGTTCGTGCCGTACCTTTCTGCGGTTGCGCCTCTTGCGGACTACAAGGACTTCGCCACAAAGTGCGAAGCTGAAATCATAAAGGCAAACGCGACTGTCAGCGGAAGAAAAAAGACTGATAAGGCTAAGTAG
- a CDS encoding DNA cytosine methyltransferase: MKVISLFSGCGGLDLGFEKAGFEIPIANEFDSSIWATFEKNHPNTKLIRGDIRNIKEEDFPDEIDGIIGGPPCQSWSEAGSLRGIDDPRGKLFYEYIRILKNKRPKFFLAENVSGMLAKRHSEAKRGLC, encoded by the coding sequence ATGAAAGTAATAAGTCTTTTCAGTGGCTGTGGCGGTCTTGATTTGGGATTTGAAAAAGCGGGATTTGAAATTCCGATTGCAAATGAGTTTGACTCGTCAATTTGGGCAACTTTTGAAAAAAATCATCCGAATACAAAACTTATCCGTGGCGACATCAGAAATATAAAGGAAGAAGATTTTCCAGATGAGATTGATGGAATTATCGGAGGTCCGCCTTGTCAGTCCTGGTCAGAAGCTGGTTCTTTGCGCGGAATTGATGATCCTCGCGGAAAACTTTTTTATGAATATATCAGAATCCTAAAAAACAAAAGACCGAAATTTTTCCTTGCGGAAAATGTGAGCGGAATGTTGGCAAAGCGGCATTCGGAGGCAAAGAGAGGCTTATGCTAG
- a CDS encoding type II restriction endonuclease produces MNIWIQRSIELANNKNYLDKLFDVYPMIPNKIRKIDETYWDSIVQAFNNKDDICLIKYLLYLDLFPIKDSYIPFLRRDTANALKNNPETVKRLCNRLYKMGLDKIREKCTEPKETNRQIGPLFKKWCKNSFDKTKLLSVTDFEKTNENAILDATDKEMMDWAFRTVNYKRNKGLDFAGRFNGKYLIGEAKFLSDFGGHQDAQLEDAVLTLTAPNVKATKIAILDGVCWLKTNNKMYKAITEEYCEENIMSALLLKDFIKSL; encoded by the coding sequence ATGAACATTTGGATTCAACGAAGCATTGAACTTGCAAATAACAAAAACTATCTTGACAAACTTTTTGATGTTTACCCGATGATTCCAAATAAAATAAGAAAAATAGATGAAACATACTGGGACAGTATAGTCCAGGCGTTTAACAATAAAGACGATATCTGCTTAATAAAATATCTTCTTTATCTTGATTTGTTTCCAATAAAAGATTCTTATATTCCTTTTCTAAGAAGAGACACAGCAAATGCGCTCAAAAATAATCCAGAAACTGTAAAACGTCTTTGCAATAGACTTTATAAAATGGGACTAGATAAAATCCGTGAAAAATGCACAGAACCAAAAGAAACAAACAGGCAGATTGGACCTCTTTTTAAAAAATGGTGCAAAAATAGCTTCGATAAAACAAAACTCCTCTCAGTAACAGATTTTGAAAAAACAAATGAAAATGCAATTTTAGATGCCACTGACAAAGAAATGATGGATTGGGCTTTTAGGACAGTTAATTACAAACGAAATAAAGGCTTGGACTTTGCAGGTCGTTTTAATGGTAAATACTTAATTGGAGAAGCAAAATTTTTATCTGATTTTGGTGGTCATCAAGACGCACAATTAGAAGATGCTGTTCTTACCCTAACAGCTCCAAATGTAAAGGCTACAAAAATAGCAATTCTCGATGGTGTCTGCTGGTTAAAAACTAACAACAAAATGTACAAAGCAATAACCGAAGAATACTGTGAAGAAAATATAATGTCTGCTTTGCTTTTGAAAGATTTTATAAAAAGTCTGTAA
- a CDS encoding class I SAM-dependent methyltransferase, producing the protein MADKIQDAYESSKNIYDGVLTQGNFFSRMYIKLFWSGTDDNEIARKVLSYIPDDFSGKLLDVPVGTAVFTQRKWSTLKNAHITCLDYSTDMLEQAKRRLDGKAHINFIQGDVGNLQMDDESFDIVLSMNGFHAFPDKQKAFRETFRVLKSGGDFIACFYIRGKSKRTDWLVKNILAKKGWFTPPFQTEEELKNTLQKMYKEVELHVDGSMAYFHCVK; encoded by the coding sequence ATGGCAGATAAAATACAGGACGCTTACGAATCGTCAAAAAATATATATGACGGTGTCCTTACGCAGGGGAATTTTTTCAGCAGGATGTATATCAAGCTGTTCTGGAGCGGAACGGATGACAATGAAATCGCGCGGAAAGTCTTGTCATACATTCCTGATGATTTTTCAGGAAAACTTCTTGATGTTCCGGTCGGAACTGCCGTGTTCACGCAGCGCAAATGGTCGACCCTGAAAAATGCACACATCACTTGCCTTGATTACAGCACGGATATGCTTGAGCAGGCAAAGAGGAGGCTTGACGGCAAGGCGCATATCAATTTCATTCAGGGCGATGTGGGAAACCTGCAAATGGACGATGAATCTTTTGACATCGTTCTAAGCATGAACGGTTTCCATGCGTTTCCAGACAAACAGAAAGCATTCCGCGAAACCTTCCGCGTACTTAAATCCGGCGGTGATTTTATCGCCTGCTTCTATATCAGGGGAAAATCCAAAAGGACGGACTGGCTTGTAAAAAACATTCTCGCAAAGAAAGGCTGGTTCACTCCTCCGTTTCAGACTGAAGAAGAACTGAAAAATACTTTGCAGAAAATGTACAAAGAAGTCGAACTTCACGTTGACGGCTCTATGGCGTATTTTCACTGCGTAAAATAG
- a CDS encoding site-specific DNA-methyltransferase encodes MELTYNGKKSKKEILGILPTSYFSKPISEKENILINGDNLEALRILVHNSNLKGKIDLIYIDPPFATNGTFTISEERASTISSSKKDEIAYTDNLLGEKFLEFLRERLILARELLSERGSIYLHIDYKIGHYVKIIMDEIFGTKNFRNDITRIKCNPKNFSRKAYGNIKDLILFYSKASNPIWNEPFIPFSDEDKTRLYKKIDEQGKFYTTVPLHAPGETKDGVTGGTFRGMLPPKGRHWRTSPAELEKLDEQGLIEWSKNGVPRRKIFADEQKGKKLQDIWDFKDYQYPVYPTEKNLDLLKLIVQTSSNPESLVMDFFCGSGTTLIAAQELGRNWIGIDKSEKAIEVTRKKITKENSSLSKADFESVNLLEKQDQNSHNENILVMQKTPKVLVTA; translated from the coding sequence ATGGAACTTACTTACAACGGCAAAAAATCGAAAAAAGAAATCCTGGGAATTCTTCCAACATCATACTTTTCAAAGCCGATTTCAGAAAAAGAAAATATTTTGATTAACGGCGACAATTTGGAAGCATTGCGGATTCTCGTTCACAATTCAAACTTAAAAGGCAAGATTGACCTAATTTATATTGACCCGCCTTTTGCAACCAACGGAACTTTTACAATCAGTGAGGAACGCGCAAGCACAATAAGCTCTAGCAAGAAAGATGAAATTGCTTATACGGATAATCTTCTTGGCGAAAAATTTTTAGAATTTTTGAGGGAGCGTCTTATTTTAGCACGTGAACTTTTAAGCGAGCGCGGTTCTATTTATCTTCATATTGATTACAAAATCGGGCATTATGTGAAAATCATTATGGATGAAATTTTCGGAACTAAAAATTTTAGGAACGACATAACAAGGATAAAATGCAATCCGAAAAATTTTTCACGCAAGGCTTACGGAAACATAAAAGACTTAATTCTTTTTTACTCAAAGGCAAGCAATCCTATTTGGAATGAGCCATTTATTCCATTTTCAGACGAAGATAAAACTCGTCTTTACAAAAAAATTGATGAACAGGGCAAATTTTACACAACAGTTCCACTTCACGCTCCAGGCGAGACAAAAGACGGAGTTACAGGCGGAACTTTCAGGGGAATGTTGCCACCAAAAGGCAGACACTGGCGCACATCCCCTGCAGAGCTTGAAAAACTAGACGAGCAGGGATTGATTGAATGGTCAAAAAACGGAGTTCCACGCAGAAAAATCTTTGCGGATGAACAGAAGGGAAAAAAACTACAGGACATTTGGGATTTCAAGGATTACCAATATCCAGTTTATCCAACAGAAAAAAATCTTGACCTTTTAAAGCTTATTGTTCAGACTTCCTCAAATCCTGAAAGTTTGGTCATGGACTTTTTCTGCGGTTCAGGAACAACTTTGATTGCAGCCCAAGAACTTGGCAGAAATTGGATTGGAATAGACAAATCCGAAAAGGCGATAGAAGTTACAAGAAAAAAAATAACCAAAGAAAATTCTTCTCTTTCCAAAGCAGATTTTGAATCAGTTAATCTTTTAGAAAAACAAGACCAGAATTCGCATAATGAAAATATTCTTGTTATGCAGAAAACTCCAAAAGTGTTAGTAACTGCATAA
- a CDS encoding HlyC/CorC family transporter, translated as MPDGSIPLLVSLFVLIAFSAFFSATETAYTSASRIRLKSLATGGNRRAEKVLALCENSYDKLLSTILIGNNIVNLSASTISALFFAKILFGSRLNPSIVSTAAITVVVLIFGEITPKYIGKFCAEKLAMAVYPFISILIFLFYPLNIVFSGWKKLIVRIFRFKAKDVITEEEIITMVEEAEEDGTIKKEETNLIRSVIEFDDLDAKDVLVPRVNICAVEAGSVPEEIMRKFEESGFSRIPVYEGDIDTIIGIIHEKDFFRAFQADEKNNSKDSEKSSGLFIKSIMQKPFFAIETTKISLLLRKMQKERNHMAIVIDEYGGTSGLITMEDILEELVGEIYDEHDSDSDSGCIKPCGENAFIVSGETSVSKMMKYFELDEDETSGSTTVSGWITEKLGDFPEEGKKLRWQDKIEIEVLKTDKNTIRSLKVVKL; from the coding sequence ATGCCCGACGGGTCGATACCCTTACTTGTTTCTCTTTTTGTTTTGATTGCTTTTTCCGCTTTTTTTTCTGCAACGGAAACTGCATACACCAGCGCCAGCAGAATCCGGCTCAAGTCGCTTGCAACGGGCGGCAACAGAAGGGCTGAAAAAGTTCTTGCGCTCTGCGAAAATTCCTACGACAAGCTTCTAAGCACAATTCTGATTGGCAACAACATCGTGAACCTTTCGGCTTCAACAATAAGCGCGCTTTTTTTTGCAAAGATTCTTTTTGGAAGCCGGCTGAATCCGTCCATAGTTTCAACCGCGGCGATTACGGTTGTTGTGCTGATTTTCGGCGAGATTACGCCAAAGTACATCGGCAAATTCTGCGCGGAAAAACTTGCGATGGCGGTCTATCCTTTTATTTCAATTCTGATTTTTTTATTTTATCCGCTGAACATTGTGTTTTCCGGCTGGAAGAAGCTGATTGTCAGGATTTTCCGCTTTAAGGCTAAGGATGTGATTACCGAAGAGGAAATTATAACCATGGTTGAGGAGGCCGAGGAAGACGGCACGATTAAAAAGGAAGAAACGAACCTTATCCGCTCGGTGATTGAATTTGACGACCTTGATGCGAAGGACGTTCTTGTTCCGCGCGTGAATATCTGCGCGGTTGAGGCCGGCAGCGTGCCGGAAGAAATCATGAGGAAATTTGAGGAGAGCGGGTTTTCAAGGATTCCGGTTTACGAAGGCGACATCGACACAATCATCGGAATAATCCACGAGAAAGATTTTTTCAGAGCGTTTCAGGCGGATGAGAAAAACAACTCAAAAGACAGCGAAAAATCCAGCGGCCTGTTTATAAAGTCAATTATGCAGAAACCGTTCTTTGCCATTGAAACAACAAAAATTTCCCTGCTTTTACGAAAAATGCAGAAAGAGCGGAACCACATGGCGATTGTGATAGACGAATACGGCGGAACTTCGGGTCTTATTACAATGGAAGACATTCTTGAGGAGCTTGTAGGCGAAATTTACGATGAGCACGACAGCGACAGCGATTCCGGCTGCATAAAGCCCTGCGGTGAAAATGCTTTTATTGTAAGCGGCGAAACTTCAGTGAGCAAGATGATGAAATATTTTGAGCTTGACGAGGACGAAACCAGCGGCTCTACCACGGTCAGCGGCTGGATAACAGAAAAACTGGGAGACTTTCCGGAAGAAGGAAAAAAACTCCGCTGGCAGGACAAGATTGAAATAGAAGTCCTTAAAACCGACAAGAACACAATCCGAAGCCTAAAGGTTGTAAAACTGTAA